Proteins encoded together in one Congzhengia minquanensis window:
- a CDS encoding copper amine oxidase N-terminal domain-containing protein produces MKKIIALLLTITVAASLFVFTASAEETPITLTFNGSPVACDVPPQIVDDRTLVPMRAALEALGASILWDESTSTVHAQGPDGTVVSLQIGSDKLFVPGDVITLDVPARIIGDRTMVPIRAIAESLHCEVYWVPENREVAIYKY; encoded by the coding sequence ATGAAAAAAATTATAGCTCTTTTATTAACGATTACAGTAGCAGCTTCCCTGTTCGTTTTCACGGCATCTGCAGAGGAAACGCCTATTACACTGACCTTTAACGGCAGCCCGGTGGCCTGTGACGTGCCGCCTCAAATTGTAGATGACCGGACGCTGGTCCCCATGCGCGCCGCTTTGGAGGCTTTAGGCGCCTCCATTTTATGGGACGAAAGTACCAGCACCGTTCACGCTCAAGGGCCGGACGGCACGGTTGTAAGCCTTCAAATCGGTTCGGACAAGCTGTTTGTTCCCGGTGATGTTATCACCTTAGACGTGCCTGCCAGAATCATTGGCGACAGAACCATGGTACCCATCCGCGCCATTGCGGAAAGCCTGCACTGCGAAGTGTACTGGGTGCCGGAAAATCGGGAAGTGGCAATTTATAAATATTAA
- a CDS encoding sn-glycerol-1-phosphate dehydrogenase, which yields MLEMECSCVQKKHTAPVKTVEVGEHAVEKIGEILSEYKSIFLVADENTFQAAGKRAEALLKEKGILSHTFLLEAGALPTDKNVGRVLIEAGWDEDIYDINHFSNNPDFILAVGSGSVNDICRMVSYRLGIEYGILGTAPSMDGFASVVAPLIVGNKKIVYTCSIARHIIIDLNIAAAAPKELLMAGVGDMIGKYIAILDWELSRMMTGEYYCEKVADMVIQATKTCIESSEKLFERDIHTIKNTVDGLILSGLGIAYTGSSRPASGTEHMIGQTWEVMDLEEGKTPNLHGIEVGEATFAAMVMYERLYRETQDETVKALIKKYLPLFYEVETLQKTLRLPFTVTDKKRYVEGVLRGRTFRERYTLLEYLHRFGKLEDYAEQSYDEVMKKYCLNK from the coding sequence ATGCTCGAAATGGAATGCAGCTGCGTACAAAAAAAACATACCGCACCGGTGAAAACCGTAGAGGTTGGAGAACACGCAGTTGAAAAAATAGGCGAAATTCTGTCAGAATATAAAAGCATATTTTTAGTAGCGGATGAAAACACCTTTCAGGCCGCGGGGAAGCGGGCAGAGGCGCTATTAAAAGAAAAAGGGATATTATCCCACACCTTTCTTTTAGAGGCGGGGGCGCTCCCCACCGACAAGAACGTTGGACGGGTTCTGATTGAAGCAGGGTGGGACGAAGATATCTACGACATTAACCACTTTTCCAATAACCCGGACTTTATTTTGGCCGTAGGCTCAGGCTCTGTAAACGACATTTGCAGAATGGTAAGCTACCGGCTGGGGATTGAATATGGAATTTTGGGCACCGCTCCGTCTATGGACGGGTTTGCGTCGGTGGTTGCACCTTTAATTGTGGGGAACAAAAAAATTGTTTATACCTGCTCCATTGCACGCCACATCATCATTGATTTAAACATTGCCGCCGCAGCGCCGAAAGAGCTGCTTATGGCCGGCGTAGGCGATATGATTGGAAAGTATATAGCCATTTTAGACTGGGAACTCTCCCGTATGATGACCGGGGAATATTACTGCGAAAAGGTGGCCGATATGGTAATTCAGGCCACAAAAACTTGTATTGAATCCTCTGAAAAGCTGTTTGAACGCGATATTCATACCATCAAAAACACAGTGGACGGACTGATTTTGTCAGGCCTGGGCATTGCATATACCGGCAGTTCGCGGCCGGCCTCCGGCACCGAGCACATGATTGGGCAGACCTGGGAGGTTATGGATTTGGAGGAGGGCAAAACGCCTAACCTTCACGGCATTGAGGTGGGTGAGGCCACCTTTGCTGCTATGGTGATGTATGAGCGGCTTTACAGGGAAACCCAGGACGAAACGGTGAAAGCATTAATTAAAAAATATTTGCCGCTGTTCTATGAAGTGGAAACGCTGCAAAAAACGCTGAGGCTACCGTTTACGGTAACAGACAAAAAACGGTATGTAGAAGGCGTGCTGCGGGGGCGCACCTTCCGCGAACGTTACACCCTTTTAGAATATCTGCACCGGTTCGGAAAACTTGAGGATTATGCCGAACAGTCCTATGACGAGGTTATGAAAAAGTATTGCCTTAACAAATAA
- a CDS encoding AraC family transcriptional regulator: protein MEHYEKFIYRQSGPNQLSGKKHVHPDEFELLFVTNGRGRVMIGARLFPLTPGTFYIINGEDVHSVTPDTGTEYVRTILNLPKEYLNRLLASAKEPELLPMLLQKGAVRLDSLAAERVERDFESVYNAKEHKNLLFAGALLALFSACTASASQVSPDFGGIISSVLSYIDQNITAKITLDDIEKHTFVSKYHICHKFKRTVGMTPGEYILKRRLSLAKKLLSGSDSALSEIALSTGFGSFSYFSSSFKRLEGITPTEYRRRYRNSPLAK, encoded by the coding sequence ATGGAACATTACGAAAAATTTATTTACCGGCAGTCAGGGCCTAACCAGCTTTCCGGAAAAAAACATGTGCATCCGGACGAATTTGAATTGCTTTTCGTAACGAACGGACGCGGGCGCGTAATGATTGGCGCAAGGTTATTTCCGCTGACGCCCGGCACGTTTTACATAATCAACGGAGAGGACGTGCACAGCGTTACGCCGGACACTGGCACAGAATATGTAAGAACCATTTTAAATCTGCCCAAAGAATATCTCAACAGATTGCTTGCCTCCGCAAAAGAGCCGGAACTGCTGCCCATGCTTTTGCAAAAGGGCGCAGTGCGTCTTGATTCTCTGGCTGCCGAACGGGTTGAAAGAGACTTTGAGTCTGTTTACAACGCAAAGGAACACAAAAACCTTCTGTTTGCCGGCGCACTGCTTGCTCTTTTTTCAGCCTGCACAGCTTCTGCCTCCCAGGTTTCACCTGATTTTGGCGGAATAATTTCCTCGGTGCTGTCTTACATTGACCAGAACATTACGGCGAAAATCACGCTGGACGACATTGAAAAGCACACGTTTGTGAGCAAATATCACATTTGCCACAAGTTTAAAAGGACCGTGGGCATGACGCCGGGGGAATATATTTTAAAGCGGCGGCTGTCGTTAGCAAAAAAGCTTTTGTCCGGCAGTGATTCTGCCCTTTCTGAAATTGCCTTGTCAACCGGGTTTGGCAGTTTTTCTTACTTTAGCTCCAGCTTTAAACGCCTTGAGGGAATTACTCCCACGGAGTACCGCAGGAGGTATCGTAACAGCCCCCTGGCTAAATAA
- a CDS encoding AraC family transcriptional regulator, whose amino-acid sequence MELDIVENKFSIRQIIDVIKAKNEHIRKLLTVKDRHSDAFVYVISGSCTYNFNDNQEFTVNAGDIFYLAHHANYTMYIHSDEYQFIFCDFEFENHDLKKSNIYAPSNASYAENTFRKLLYIYTHHTSISFFECMSILYDIYGIIALTASTNYMSNSIKTKITEAKEYIDTHFNDLSLSISVLADNLDISDVYFRKLFKSQYNMSPSKYINAIRINNAQRLMKHSFLSLETCALKSGFSSLQYFSRVFKKMEGISPGKYRKEKLND is encoded by the coding sequence ATGGAACTTGATATAGTCGAAAATAAATTTAGTATTAGGCAAATTATAGATGTGATAAAAGCAAAGAATGAACATATTCGCAAATTACTTACCGTTAAAGACAGACACAGCGACGCATTTGTATATGTTATCTCGGGAAGCTGTACATATAACTTTAATGACAATCAAGAATTCACTGTAAATGCCGGTGATATATTTTATCTTGCTCACCACGCCAACTATACAATGTATATTCATTCAGACGAATATCAATTTATATTTTGTGATTTTGAGTTCGAAAACCATGATTTAAAAAAAAGTAATATTTATGCACCCAGTAACGCATCTTATGCAGAGAATACCTTTAGGAAACTTTTATACATATACACACATCATACAAGTATTTCCTTTTTTGAGTGTATGTCCATTTTATACGATATCTATGGTATTATTGCACTAACTGCAAGCACGAATTATATGAGCAATTCTATAAAAACAAAAATAACAGAAGCAAAAGAATATATTGATACTCATTTTAATGATTTGTCACTGAGTATTTCCGTGTTAGCAGATAATCTTGACATAAGCGATGTCTACTTTAGAAAGCTTTTCAAAAGTCAATATAATATGTCTCCATCGAAATATATAAACGCAATTCGAATAAATAATGCACAAAGACTTATGAAACATTCTTTTTTATCTTTAGAAACTTGCGCTCTTAAAAGCGGTTTTTCTTCTCTGCAATATTTCAGTCGAGTTTTTAAAAAAATGGAGGGCATATCTCCCGGAAAATATAGAAAAGAAAAGCTGAATGATTAA
- a CDS encoding pyruvate formate lyase family protein — protein MPLARKELLDYAERHSSKKDACDVLEADCKIIIYLLDNCKITVPENNRFFVNVNCKGILNQIAWKRAVIYDEELKKNKLSDGCNALAFTGTFDISHTTAEWERVISLGVYGIRTELKKYYERYATDDKKRRFFNNTIKVYDAALKFMKRCAEAALQNGKTEMANALLYLCKNSPSSFYEALQTTIVYYVLQHMFEGTYLRTLGRLDKLYFPYYKNENIDKSKRLIMDFIKEIDRLEAPSNIPFAIGGTDINGNDLINELSYLFLDAYKFAHTNNTKLHILCSDNTPSDIIESAFNGIRSGNNSIVFLSDKKVIDSLKKLGIEHSDATNYHVVGCYECGGYNELTCSCNARVNITKALELALNGGKDMLTSKTIGLETDSNFNNFNDLYAEFERQLVYLCNCAMKCTDLFEKHYNSIHSAPILSATYTSSLEKGGDLYCDNSAKYCNSSVNALGLATAVDSLAAIKKAVFEDKLMTIKELTEILKSNWTDKEPMRLFIKNRYPKFGNGNKTIDHMAKSIVDKLSETINGKPNVKGGKYRLGLFSIDWRWDFGEKTAASADGRLSGEPLSQNTSASFGADKMGATAHLMSLNTIDTVNTPNGAIVDIDLPLSAVQGKNGLKSLVSTLKTYFEFGGFAVHYNVLDTEILKDAKRNPEKYPNLQVRLCGWNVLFSSLSDKEKEEFIARSFK, from the coding sequence ATGCCATTAGCAAGAAAAGAGTTATTGGATTATGCAGAGCGGCACTCAAGCAAAAAAGATGCATGCGATGTATTGGAAGCAGATTGTAAAATTATTATTTATCTGCTTGATAATTGTAAAATTACAGTTCCAGAAAATAATCGTTTTTTTGTAAATGTGAATTGCAAAGGAATTTTAAATCAGATTGCATGGAAAAGAGCGGTTATATATGATGAGGAGCTAAAAAAAAATAAGCTTTCGGACGGATGCAACGCATTGGCATTTACCGGTACATTTGATATCAGTCACACAACAGCCGAATGGGAAAGGGTTATTTCTCTGGGCGTATATGGAATTAGAACAGAATTGAAAAAGTATTATGAAAGATATGCAACAGATGATAAAAAACGCAGATTTTTCAATAATACGATCAAAGTATATGACGCTGCGCTTAAGTTTATGAAACGTTGTGCCGAAGCTGCTTTGCAGAACGGAAAAACAGAAATGGCAAATGCACTTTTATATCTCTGTAAAAATTCTCCGTCTAGTTTCTACGAGGCGCTTCAGACCACCATTGTCTATTATGTTCTTCAACATATGTTTGAGGGAACATATTTAAGAACACTTGGCAGACTTGATAAACTATATTTTCCTTATTATAAGAACGAGAATATTGATAAATCAAAAAGATTGATTATGGACTTCATTAAGGAAATAGACAGATTAGAGGCTCCTTCTAATATACCGTTCGCCATTGGTGGAACGGATATTAACGGAAATGATTTAATCAATGAATTGTCGTATTTGTTTTTGGATGCATATAAGTTTGCTCATACAAACAACACTAAATTACATATACTGTGCTCTGATAATACGCCGTCTGATATTATTGAATCTGCTTTTAATGGGATTCGCAGTGGCAACAACAGCATTGTCTTTTTATCAGACAAAAAGGTTATTGACTCCTTAAAAAAATTAGGTATAGAACACAGCGATGCTACAAATTACCACGTTGTAGGTTGTTATGAGTGTGGCGGCTACAATGAACTTACTTGCTCATGTAATGCAAGAGTAAATATTACAAAAGCGTTGGAACTTGCTTTAAACGGTGGAAAAGATATGTTAACATCTAAAACTATAGGACTTGAAACCGATAGCAATTTTAATAATTTTAACGACTTATATGCTGAATTTGAACGCCAACTTGTTTACTTATGTAATTGTGCAATGAAATGTACTGATTTGTTTGAGAAACATTATAACAGTATTCATTCAGCGCCAATTCTTTCAGCAACCTATACGTCTTCTTTGGAAAAAGGCGGTGATTTGTACTGTGATAATAGCGCAAAATATTGTAATTCTTCCGTTAATGCATTAGGGCTTGCTACGGCAGTCGACTCACTTGCGGCAATCAAAAAGGCGGTTTTTGAGGATAAACTCATGACAATAAAAGAACTTACAGAAATTTTAAAATCAAACTGGACAGATAAAGAACCTATGAGGCTGTTTATAAAAAATCGATATCCTAAATTTGGAAACGGTAATAAAACAATAGATCATATGGCAAAATCAATCGTAGATAAATTATCGGAAACAATAAATGGGAAGCCAAATGTCAAAGGCGGAAAATACAGATTAGGACTTTTTTCAATTGACTGGCGTTGGGATTTTGGTGAGAAAACTGCAGCATCTGCCGACGGCAGACTCTCAGGAGAACCTCTTTCACAAAATACATCTGCAAGTTTTGGTGCGGATAAAATGGGAGCCACTGCACATTTGATGTCACTAAATACAATTGATACCGTAAATACTCCTAACGGTGCAATCGTTGATATTGACCTTCCTTTATCTGCAGTACAAGGGAAAAATGGTTTAAAATCGTTAGTTTCAACTCTGAAAACTTATTTCGAATTCGGCGGATTTGCAGTACACTATAATGTGCTTGATACAGAAATTTTAAAAGATGCAAAGCGGAATCCTGAAAAATATCCAAATTTACAGGTAAGGCTTTGCGGCTGGAATGTTTTATTCTCTTCGTTAAGTGATAAAGAAAAAGAAGAGTTTATAGCGAGGTCATTCAAATGA
- a CDS encoding radical SAM protein: protein MKGVISGIKRMEIHDGDGLRTTVFFKGCPLKCIWCHNPESISFNKQIAFFENKCMNCGLCNHVKSEITAKYCPTQAIMVFGQEYEVDELVYELMKEKEFYKNSGGGVTLSGGECLAQSDFATALSRELFQNGISVNIDTCGYVNNEVLKRIIPYTDKFLYDIKAIDNNVHKKCTTQDNYIILENLKFLCENNCKIEVRYPFVKGYNDKESDKIGSFLKDLKGIIKVKVLQYHHFSGSRYKALNMVNTLPVAETLYQDVQLAVNILKSYGLNAINGIDES, encoded by the coding sequence ATGAAGGGCGTAATTTCAGGTATTAAAAGAATGGAAATACACGATGGGGATGGTCTGCGTACAACTGTTTTCTTCAAAGGTTGTCCTCTAAAGTGTATTTGGTGCCATAATCCCGAGAGCATATCTTTTAACAAACAAATTGCTTTTTTTGAAAATAAATGTATGAATTGTGGATTATGTAATCACGTCAAAAGCGAAATAACGGCAAAATATTGTCCAACACAGGCAATTATGGTTTTTGGACAGGAATACGAAGTTGATGAACTCGTATATGAATTAATGAAAGAGAAAGAATTTTATAAAAACAGCGGCGGCGGAGTTACTTTATCGGGTGGTGAATGTCTTGCGCAATCGGATTTTGCAACGGCTCTATCAAGAGAGCTTTTTCAAAATGGAATTAGCGTTAATATTGATACCTGCGGATACGTCAACAATGAAGTATTAAAAAGAATCATTCCTTATACAGATAAATTTTTATATGATATAAAAGCCATTGATAATAATGTTCACAAAAAGTGTACAACTCAGGATAATTACATAATTTTAGAAAATTTGAAATTTCTATGTGAAAACAACTGCAAAATTGAAGTTCGATATCCTTTTGTAAAAGGATATAATGACAAAGAGTCCGATAAAATTGGGTCGTTTTTGAAAGATCTGAAAGGAATCATTAAAGTAAAAGTATTACAGTATCATCACTTTTCCGGCTCAAGATATAAAGCACTTAATATGGTAAACACACTTCCTGTTGCAGAAACATTATATCAAGATGTACAGCTCGCGGTGAATATCTTAAAAAGTTATGGTCTGAATGCAATCAATGGAATTGACGAATCATAA
- a CDS encoding GGGtGRT protein, which produces MALFESYERRIDQINAELNKHGIQSLEEAKQICDDKGIDVYNLVKSIQPICFENACWAYITGAAIAIKEGCTKAADAAEKIGLGLQSFCIPGSVADDRKVGIGHGNLGAMLLRDETKCFAFLAGHESFAAAEGAIGLARSANKARKEDLKVILNGLGKDAAQIISRINGFTYVQTKFDYYTGTVTVVKETAYSKGERAKVRCYGADDVREGVAIMHLEGVDVSITGNSTNPTRFQHPVAGTYKKECIEQGKKYFSVASGGGTGRTLHPDNMAAGPASYGMTDTMGRMHSDAQFAGSSSVPAHVEMMGLIGAGNNPMVGMTVAVAVAIEEAMK; this is translated from the coding sequence ATGGCTTTATTTGAAAGTTATGAAAGAAGAATTGACCAGATTAATGCAGAATTAAATAAACACGGAATTCAGTCTTTGGAAGAAGCAAAACAGATTTGCGACGACAAGGGAATTGACGTTTATAATCTCGTGAAAAGCATTCAGCCCATCTGCTTTGAAAATGCCTGCTGGGCTTACATAACCGGTGCGGCTATTGCCATTAAAGAAGGCTGCACAAAGGCTGCCGACGCGGCTGAAAAAATTGGGCTTGGGCTTCAGTCTTTCTGTATCCCCGGCTCTGTTGCAGACGACAGAAAGGTTGGCATTGGCCATGGTAACCTGGGCGCAATGCTCCTTCGTGACGAAACAAAATGCTTTGCATTTTTGGCTGGACACGAGTCTTTTGCAGCGGCTGAGGGCGCAATTGGTTTGGCAAGAAGTGCCAACAAGGCAAGAAAAGAAGATTTAAAGGTTATTTTAAACGGCTTGGGCAAAGACGCGGCGCAGATTATTTCCAGAATTAACGGCTTTACCTATGTGCAGACAAAGTTTGATTATTATACAGGCACTGTAACCGTTGTGAAAGAAACCGCATACTCTAAAGGCGAGCGGGCCAAGGTTCGCTGCTACGGCGCAGACGACGTGCGCGAAGGCGTTGCCATCATGCATTTAGAGGGCGTGGACGTTTCCATCACCGGCAACTCCACGAACCCCACACGCTTCCAGCATCCTGTTGCAGGCACCTATAAAAAAGAATGCATCGAACAGGGCAAAAAATATTTCTCTGTGGCCTCCGGCGGCGGTACGGGAAGAACGCTGCATCCGGATAACATGGCAGCCGGCCCCGCTTCTTACGGCATGACAGACACCATGGGCAGAATGCATTCTGACGCACAGTTTGCAGGCTCGTCCTCCGTTCCGGCTCACGTTGAAATGATGGGCTTGATCGGCGCAGGTAACAACCCGATGGTTGGTATGACCGTTGCAGTTGCGGTTGCGATTGAAGAAGCGATGAAATAA
- a CDS encoding iron-sulfur cluster assembly scaffold protein, giving the protein MKYSAEVESMCPLAKGAYHGPAPIPQEGKWTQAKEIKDISGLTHGIGWCAPQQGTCKLTLNVKEGIIQEALVETVGCSGMTHSAAMASEILIGKTILEALNTDLVCDAINTAMRELFLQIVYGRTQTAFSEDGLPIGAGLEDLGKGLRSQVGTTYATLEKGPRYLELAEGYITKIAVDENDEIIGYKFVHLGKMMEMIAKGMDANEALEKASGQYGRVDDAAKLIDPRHE; this is encoded by the coding sequence ATGAAATATTCCGCTGAAGTAGAGAGCATGTGCCCTTTGGCAAAAGGCGCATATCATGGCCCGGCACCCATTCCCCAGGAGGGAAAATGGACCCAGGCAAAAGAAATTAAAGACATTTCCGGCCTGACACACGGAATTGGCTGGTGTGCACCCCAGCAGGGAACCTGTAAGCTGACGCTTAACGTAAAAGAGGGAATCATTCAGGAGGCCCTGGTTGAAACCGTTGGCTGTTCGGGTATGACCCACTCCGCAGCAATGGCTTCGGAAATTTTAATTGGGAAAACCATTTTAGAGGCACTCAATACCGACTTGGTATGTGATGCAATTAATACAGCAATGAGAGAACTGTTCCTCCAAATCGTGTACGGCCGCACACAGACCGCGTTTTCTGAAGACGGGCTTCCCATCGGCGCAGGCCTTGAAGACCTGGGCAAGGGTCTTCGTTCCCAGGTTGGCACCACCTATGCCACACTGGAAAAGGGCCCCAGATATTTAGAGCTTGCCGAAGGGTATATTACCAAAATTGCTGTGGACGAAAACGATGAAATAATCGGCTATAAATTTGTTCACTTAGGCAAAATGATGGAAATGATTGCCAAGGGCATGGACGCCAATGAAGCTTTGGAAAAAGCAAGCGGACAGTATGGCAGGGTTGACGATGCGGCAAAGCTCATTGACCCGCGTCACGAATAA
- a CDS encoding S-layer homology domain-containing protein, with protein MNRKRIAACLLSVAVLAGTVSFVSAQESTAADTKALLGALGIMQGDDTGNFNDGGALTREQFAKIVVRIADKDFIPAGGIAPFFDVPHTRWSAPFIDRGVTLGYFNGFPDGSFQPETEVLPEQVCNVVLKMLGRDESNAGGNWAQSKVAAAGRLGLLEGVTYVIGQPISRIDTAKIIQNALFTQMKDSKVYLIEKMECSYLEDVVLISDKNTQSGYVTTTAGVFKKAGAVGQEDLRLRGDLVVGKANEVIAFFPANQTCRHDALKEIYPDKMVLVNSEQITQEFYVNADTCIYLGGSALTFGKGFSSVPKGADVWLYYDEYGTLEYIFAEESTAASQKTFVIKSVLDDGITAFGHSGDEYVKIDNDTVVYEGTLASAYAQAAGTLSLGDKLTFHENESGVLKYITLERNAISGPGYVEAFTVNSETRVIRDGLSAKKGDVLSTDICYYVDGADVLLAYSKSITGVYENAYPTKDSIAQVEVSGKIYDVTERSAKSKLSSDGNIPFGDTVTLRFGKDGGVADAVSLNESDTLSGVLLSCAPSVRVDAAGNTVSEYRAKIFTLAGETQEFAVDKDETLLNGSPVTISFSNGKAALSAANKKNEVSGTFHWQAKKLGNYVLSNDLKMIDAAMKTDYSKAKAKKIYPQRIDGAHFSENDILLAEVTDGAVTGLILNDYTGDLLQYGVVLKAQGLSFGTNAAGSYKVNIGGAETELGSSQKKFNVSTGQSISIDTDEKNGVVSLKALNRLEEAVKSINNSFVYTASGAHRLADNAVIYREIANSELSTGVRFEVISKENVDFTKNVTAYYDKKEADGGRIRVVVVRK; from the coding sequence ATGAACAGGAAAAGAATAGCCGCATGTCTTCTGTCTGTGGCTGTTTTGGCGGGAACGGTTTCCTTTGTTTCGGCACAGGAAAGCACCGCGGCGGATACAAAAGCGCTGCTGGGTGCATTGGGCATTATGCAGGGGGACGACACCGGCAATTTTAACGACGGCGGGGCGCTGACGCGGGAGCAGTTTGCCAAAATCGTTGTGAGAATAGCGGATAAAGATTTTATTCCCGCAGGCGGCATTGCGCCCTTTTTTGACGTGCCGCACACCCGCTGGTCGGCGCCGTTTATCGACAGGGGCGTAACATTGGGTTATTTTAACGGTTTTCCGGATGGCTCTTTTCAGCCGGAAACAGAGGTGCTGCCGGAGCAGGTGTGCAATGTGGTGCTGAAAATGCTGGGGCGCGACGAAAGCAACGCCGGGGGAAACTGGGCGCAGTCTAAGGTGGCTGCGGCAGGCCGGCTGGGCCTGCTTGAGGGCGTAACCTATGTGATCGGGCAGCCCATTTCCAGAATTGACACGGCAAAAATCATTCAAAATGCCTTATTTACTCAAATGAAGGACTCAAAAGTTTATCTGATTGAAAAAATGGAGTGTTCCTATTTAGAGGACGTGGTGTTAATCAGCGACAAAAATACACAGTCGGGCTATGTTACAACCACTGCCGGCGTGTTTAAAAAGGCAGGGGCGGTTGGCCAGGAGGATTTGCGCCTGCGGGGAGATCTTGTTGTGGGAAAGGCAAACGAGGTAATTGCATTTTTCCCTGCAAATCAGACCTGCCGGCATGATGCACTGAAAGAAATTTATCCGGACAAAATGGTGCTTGTAAACAGCGAGCAAATTACGCAGGAGTTTTATGTAAATGCAGATACCTGCATCTATTTAGGCGGCAGTGCGCTGACCTTTGGCAAAGGCTTTTCCTCTGTGCCGAAGGGCGCTGACGTATGGCTTTACTACGATGAATATGGCACGTTAGAATATATTTTTGCAGAGGAGAGCACAGCGGCAAGCCAGAAAACGTTTGTCATTAAATCTGTATTGGACGACGGCATTACAGCTTTTGGACACAGCGGGGACGAATATGTGAAAATTGACAACGACACGGTTGTGTATGAGGGAACGCTTGCCTCGGCTTATGCACAGGCGGCAGGAACGCTCTCATTGGGCGACAAACTCACTTTTCATGAAAATGAAAGCGGAGTTTTAAAATATATCACCTTGGAACGAAACGCCATATCAGGGCCGGGATATGTGGAAGCCTTTACCGTAAATTCCGAAACGAGGGTTATCCGGGACGGACTGAGCGCGAAAAAAGGTGACGTTCTGTCAACGGACATTTGTTATTATGTAGACGGCGCAGATGTGTTATTAGCATATTCTAAAAGCATTACCGGCGTATATGAAAACGCATATCCCACAAAGGACAGCATTGCACAGGTGGAGGTTTCCGGCAAAATCTACGACGTTACGGAGCGGAGCGCTAAATCCAAGCTGTCGTCAGACGGGAACATCCCCTTTGGCGACACCGTTACCCTGCGGTTCGGCAAAGACGGAGGCGTGGCGGATGCAGTTTCGCTGAATGAAAGTGATACCTTATCGGGCGTGCTTCTCTCCTGCGCGCCGTCTGTTCGGGTTGACGCGGCGGGAAACACTGTGTCGGAATACCGGGCAAAAATTTTTACACTAGCCGGCGAAACGCAGGAGTTTGCTGTGGATAAGGACGAAACGTTGCTGAACGGATCTCCTGTCACCATATCATTTTCAAACGGAAAGGCGGCCTTGTCTGCTGCAAACAAAAAAAACGAGGTTTCGGGCACGTTTCATTGGCAGGCAAAAAAACTGGGCAACTATGTGTTGTCAAACGACCTTAAAATGATTGACGCCGCAATGAAAACGGACTATTCCAAAGCGAAAGCAAAAAAAATTTATCCCCAAAGAATTGACGGGGCGCACTTCAGCGAAAATGACATTCTGCTTGCAGAAGTGACAGACGGCGCTGTGACCGGCCTTATTTTAAATGATTATACAGGCGACCTGCTGCAATATGGAGTTGTTTTAAAGGCGCAGGGTTTGTCTTTCGGCACCAATGCCGCCGGAAGCTACAAGGTGAACATCGGCGGGGCGGAAACCGAGCTTGGCAGCAGCCAGAAAAAATTTAACGTATCCACGGGGCAAAGCATCAGCATAGATACCGACGAAAAAAACGGCGTGGTGTCGTTGAAGGCGCTGAATCGTCTCGAAGAAGCGGTGAAGTCCATTAACAATTCGTTTGTATATACAGCCTCCGGTGCGCACCGCCTGGCGGACAATGCGGTGATTTACCGGGAGATTGCAAACTCAGAATTGTCTACAGGCGTTAGGTTTGAAGTTATTTCAAAAGAGAATGTCGATTTTACGAAAAATGTAACTGCTTATTACGACAAAAAAGAAGCCGACGGCGGGCGCATTCGCGTTGTTGTCGTGCGTAAATAA